The following coding sequences lie in one Rhodohalobacter barkolensis genomic window:
- a CDS encoding ligand-binding sensor domain-containing protein has product MNLRLTFTFTILITLLGLDMLSAQLLPFRSYSIESGLSESGGHDLLQDSKGYIWVATGYGLNRFDGQGFRQYYEDNGLSNNRVHSLLEHSDKKIWVGTESGISILENDSLVTPSYLAELSGIPIQDMFEDRQGNVWIGTSTSGLWKLNQNRTLQHVSEDKFPSIVNVEAIGQTEDDAIWVASREGLLRLEGDQSHQFSEQDGLMADEFLAITVDRYNRVWIGSTEGLIRYDHESFRLFGSEEDLNNLQITTIAVLNYSTIWVGTEGGLARFDGSQFTNYTREQGLPVTIIRSTMIDREGSLWIGTLGSGISYYSGPLFQSFNIDTGLPNNVVTGFIEDEESNIWIATYGGGIAVYDGDELTVMDESDGLVDNKVYTFYKDTDGRIWIGTSNGISIYDDGRFETFEAFGINFRSVRKIHRDDSSGHLWIATYNDGLYHLREDGYDHFNTSNIFPNNTVMDIKKDDEGIYWFATYGGVAKYDGENFEFITIADDLPSNGVIHIYIDHEGDKWFSTFNGPARYTDGQVERLVRSRQIDTIFYFAIQDAAGRYWFGTNRGMILFRKDDFYAAQTELDRIFSYRYFTTNQGLIANELNAGGSFLASDGALWLGTVEGLSRFDTDLIRENNLAPGLEFEEILISGNSVDPNREYTFTHDHNFLQASFSGLTYDAPEQVIYEYRLRGYDQEWQIGRENLVRYPSLPSGEYRFQVRAFNADGAGGEKTAQFYFTILPPFYFQWWFILSMLTLFIGFVMFIIRYYRVRKQVDIEKMRVQIASDLHDDVGSSLTELALQSDFLQAFKISEEMRSTLKQMGEQSRKIVTSLDDIVWSIDARNDTAGDLTDRMQDYVNQMFNNGKFEVLYHFEELDMDEKLPVQIKENIYLIFKEAVNNIVKHSNATRADIRFSFNGRDFELLVHDNGTGADINRKTGQGLNNIQMRATRIGADVEIDSEKGFSIHVMGKVE; this is encoded by the coding sequence ATGAATCTACGGCTAACTTTTACATTTACGATACTTATCACTCTTTTAGGGTTGGATATGCTGTCGGCCCAGCTTCTGCCATTTCGTTCCTATTCTATTGAAAGCGGGTTGAGTGAATCCGGCGGACACGACTTGCTGCAGGATTCTAAAGGGTATATTTGGGTGGCTACAGGTTACGGGCTCAACCGTTTTGATGGACAAGGATTTCGTCAATATTATGAGGATAACGGCCTATCCAACAACCGGGTGCATTCACTCCTGGAGCATTCTGATAAGAAAATATGGGTTGGTACGGAATCGGGAATATCCATTTTGGAAAATGACTCCCTGGTTACACCGTCATATCTTGCAGAATTAAGCGGTATTCCAATACAGGATATGTTTGAAGATCGCCAGGGAAATGTGTGGATTGGTACCTCCACTTCCGGATTGTGGAAACTGAATCAAAATCGGACACTCCAGCACGTATCAGAAGATAAATTTCCTTCCATTGTAAATGTGGAAGCGATTGGACAAACTGAGGATGATGCCATTTGGGTAGCTTCAAGAGAAGGATTGTTACGATTGGAGGGAGATCAGTCACACCAATTTTCGGAGCAGGATGGATTAATGGCAGACGAATTTTTAGCCATTACAGTCGATAGATACAACCGGGTTTGGATTGGTTCAACGGAGGGTTTAATTCGCTATGACCACGAATCATTCAGGCTTTTTGGGAGTGAAGAGGATTTGAATAATCTCCAGATAACTACCATTGCAGTTTTGAACTACAGTACAATTTGGGTGGGAACAGAGGGGGGACTTGCCAGGTTTGATGGCAGTCAATTTACCAATTATACCCGCGAGCAAGGTTTACCTGTAACTATTATTCGTTCTACAATGATTGATCGGGAAGGCAGTTTGTGGATCGGTACATTGGGATCGGGCATTTCATACTACTCGGGACCGCTATTCCAGAGTTTTAATATCGATACGGGACTCCCAAACAATGTTGTTACAGGATTTATTGAAGACGAAGAGAGCAACATTTGGATTGCAACTTATGGAGGCGGCATAGCAGTGTACGATGGGGATGAGTTAACTGTGATGGATGAATCTGACGGGTTAGTGGATAATAAGGTCTATACTTTTTATAAGGATACAGACGGACGCATTTGGATAGGCACGAGCAATGGGATCAGTATTTATGATGACGGACGATTTGAGACTTTTGAGGCTTTTGGAATTAATTTTAGATCTGTCAGAAAAATACATCGGGATGACAGTAGCGGGCATCTTTGGATTGCAACCTATAACGACGGACTTTACCACCTGAGGGAGGATGGGTACGATCACTTTAATACCTCCAATATATTTCCGAATAATACGGTAATGGACATCAAAAAAGATGATGAGGGGATCTATTGGTTTGCTACATATGGGGGTGTTGCAAAGTACGATGGAGAAAACTTCGAATTCATCACAATTGCAGATGATTTACCCAGCAATGGTGTGATTCACATTTATATTGACCATGAAGGCGATAAATGGTTTTCTACTTTTAACGGCCCGGCTAGGTACACAGATGGACAGGTTGAACGCTTGGTCCGGTCAAGACAGATTGATACGATATTCTATTTTGCCATTCAGGATGCTGCAGGGCGTTATTGGTTTGGTACAAACAGAGGGATGATCCTTTTCAGGAAAGATGATTTTTACGCAGCACAAACAGAACTGGACAGAATATTTTCGTATCGCTACTTTACTACAAATCAAGGTTTAATTGCCAATGAATTAAACGCCGGGGGATCTTTCCTGGCTTCTGATGGAGCACTTTGGCTTGGAACTGTAGAAGGGCTTAGCCGTTTTGATACAGATTTAATTAGAGAGAATAATTTAGCTCCTGGACTCGAATTTGAGGAGATTTTGATTAGTGGGAATTCAGTAGACCCGAATCGGGAGTATACCTTTACTCATGACCATAATTTTTTACAGGCTTCGTTTTCCGGTTTAACCTATGATGCACCGGAGCAAGTCATTTATGAATATCGACTTCGCGGTTATGATCAGGAGTGGCAAATAGGAAGGGAAAACCTTGTTCGATATCCTTCATTACCTTCAGGTGAATATCGTTTTCAGGTGCGGGCATTTAATGCCGACGGTGCCGGTGGTGAAAAAACTGCACAGTTTTATTTTACAATCTTACCGCCGTTCTACTTTCAATGGTGGTTCATTCTGTCGATGCTTACCCTATTTATCGGGTTTGTAATGTTTATTATCCGCTACTATCGTGTTCGAAAACAAGTTGATATTGAAAAGATGCGTGTACAAATTGCCAGTGATTTGCACGATGATGTAGGCTCGTCCCTGACCGAACTTGCTCTTCAATCAGATTTTCTTCAGGCATTTAAAATCAGTGAAGAAATGCGAAGCACCCTAAAGCAGATGGGCGAACAGAGCCGAAAAATTGTAACAAGTCTTGATGATATAGTATGGTCTATTGATGCCCGTAATGATACTGCCGGAGATTTAACAGATCGGATGCAGGATTACGTTAATCAAATGTTTAATAATGGTAAATTTGAAGTGCTGTACCATTTTGAGGAACTGGATATGGATGAAAAACTTCCGGTTCAGATCAAAGAGAACATCTATCTCATATTTAAGGAAGCTGTCAACAATATTGTGAAGCACTCAAATGCAACACGTGCAGATATCAGGTTCTCTTTTAATGGAAGGGATTTTGAGTTGTTAGTTCACGATAATGGAACAGGTGCAGATATAAATCGTAAAACCGGTCAGGGATTGAATAATATCCAGATGAGAGCCACTCGGATTGGAGCAGATGTAGAGATCGACTCGGAAAAAGGTTTTTCCATTCATGTGATGGGAAAGGTAGAATAA
- a CDS encoding phosphopentomutase has product MPRFFAVVIDGLGIGAQEDAAQYGDEGTNTLAHVLKHTGAKLPNLERLGLGNIEPLSSVDEYSEPLGSYGKMRELSAGKDSTTGHWEIAGIHLDQPFPTYPEGFPEEVIQKFCENTGTDGVLANLPYSGTDVIRDYGEEHMKTGKPIVYTSADSVFQVACHVDVTPLDKLYSWCEFARQEVMVGEHGVGRVIARPFHGEVGNFERLSDDRHDYSLNPPKPNLLSLLQEKGVKTYSIGKIVDLFAEEGFDQYRRTKSNAEGISQTLSLMSAKIENSFVFVNLIDTDQKYGHRQDPDGFASALEEIDRAVPAMIQKLEEGDVLIFLGDHGNDPTDYSTDHTREFVPLIAVAGSKKPGKDLGIRETFSDVSASVLDFFEIENPLPGTSFLNGVL; this is encoded by the coding sequence ATGCCACGATTTTTCGCTGTAGTTATTGATGGCCTTGGTATTGGTGCTCAGGAAGATGCTGCTCAATATGGAGATGAAGGGACCAACACTCTGGCTCATGTTTTAAAACATACAGGTGCAAAATTGCCAAACTTGGAGCGCCTTGGGTTGGGAAATATCGAACCGCTCTCTTCTGTCGATGAATACAGTGAGCCATTGGGAAGTTATGGGAAAATGAGAGAGTTATCTGCCGGGAAAGATTCTACGACAGGACATTGGGAGATTGCCGGAATTCATTTAGACCAGCCTTTTCCAACATACCCGGAAGGATTTCCGGAGGAAGTGATTCAAAAATTCTGTGAAAATACAGGAACCGACGGAGTTCTTGCTAATCTTCCATATTCGGGAACAGATGTAATCCGGGATTACGGTGAAGAGCACATGAAAACCGGGAAGCCTATCGTATATACTTCTGCAGACAGTGTGTTTCAAGTAGCTTGTCATGTAGATGTAACTCCATTGGATAAACTTTACAGTTGGTGTGAATTTGCCAGACAGGAAGTAATGGTTGGAGAGCATGGGGTAGGGCGTGTGATTGCGCGGCCATTTCATGGTGAAGTGGGAAACTTTGAACGCTTATCGGATGACCGACACGATTACTCTCTGAATCCGCCAAAACCCAATTTACTTTCGTTATTGCAAGAAAAAGGTGTCAAAACCTATTCTATTGGCAAAATTGTTGATTTGTTTGCTGAAGAGGGATTTGATCAATACCGACGCACAAAGAGTAATGCGGAAGGAATATCTCAAACACTCAGCCTGATGAGTGCCAAAATTGAGAACAGTTTTGTATTTGTGAATTTAATCGATACCGATCAAAAATATGGACATCGACAGGATCCGGATGGATTTGCGTCGGCGCTTGAGGAGATAGATCGTGCTGTACCGGCGATGATTCAAAAACTTGAAGAAGGAGATGTACTGATATTTTTGGGAGATCATGGAAATGACCCCACCGATTACAGTACTGATCATACCCGTGAATTTGTCCCATTGATAGCTGTAGCCGGATCAAAAAAGCCGGGTAAGGATTTAGGTATCAGAGAAACTTTTTCGGATGTTTCAGCTTCTGTACTGGATTTTTTTGAAATTGAAAATCCGCTGCCGGGAACTTCTTTTCTGAATGGGGTTTTATAG
- a CDS encoding GAF domain-containing protein: MDNKREEKALFEFKHAVEDIMQLLRKSTEADTVYMYWVNRTRKQFVLETSSTILPNVMFKDRVDFDEYFLDDFKEIDQIIQLKVEEEVSVPDLSHYHDHVPVRFLTLVPFINNRETVAVTVIETEFQINLTDYEDVLSSYRNALVNLLNTYLELTDLYENEKEWTRYDEALEKITPKMHKAEIFEVMVSEMQKLLRSGGVTVVARGMDSWCSIFRSVQSPDFPALGLLMEEKSVAYDALQKGRDVFSIHFNQNPKRISSRENGTDGVTYAIPIMIQDRRHAVVIAYDKNPLTFKDSTKHKLKNLVRTASLSIQINQGKVDVDKDILTSEYGSFIPEVWEQTLATQIKRAGKTDEKTWFGFVTIDNLPELRSRFRLEDLKRLQRSIVNILNPGRCGSTGFIGFNSDYIFSAIITGKDEQTCAKWISAVDSKLEKPVELLGGQKIDLSLTYGMIEVEPDGGDVFEQIRKAKKALSDTMQERETRSASNF; this comes from the coding sequence ATGGATAATAAGCGAGAAGAAAAAGCACTTTTCGAATTTAAGCACGCCGTTGAAGACATCATGCAGTTGCTGCGTAAATCGACTGAAGCTGATACGGTGTATATGTATTGGGTGAACCGGACACGCAAGCAGTTTGTACTGGAAACAAGCTCCACCATTCTGCCCAATGTGATGTTTAAAGACAGGGTCGATTTTGATGAGTATTTCCTCGATGATTTTAAAGAGATTGATCAGATTATTCAGCTCAAGGTGGAAGAGGAAGTTTCTGTACCCGATCTGTCACATTACCACGATCATGTGCCGGTTCGTTTTTTAACACTCGTCCCATTTATCAATAACCGGGAAACGGTTGCCGTAACTGTCATTGAGACGGAGTTCCAGATCAATCTGACTGACTATGAAGATGTACTTTCTTCTTACAGAAATGCGCTGGTTAACTTGCTGAATACCTACCTGGAGCTTACAGATCTTTACGAAAACGAAAAAGAGTGGACCAGATACGATGAGGCATTAGAGAAAATCACTCCAAAAATGCATAAAGCTGAGATTTTTGAAGTGATGGTTTCAGAGATGCAAAAACTGCTCAGATCCGGAGGAGTTACTGTCGTTGCCCGGGGAATGGACAGCTGGTGCAGTATCTTCAGATCCGTTCAATCTCCAGATTTCCCTGCGCTTGGTCTGTTGATGGAAGAAAAAAGTGTTGCTTATGATGCACTTCAAAAAGGCAGAGATGTTTTTTCGATTCACTTCAATCAAAATCCGAAACGAATTTCAAGCAGAGAGAACGGAACCGATGGGGTAACGTACGCAATCCCAATTATGATTCAAGACCGTCGTCATGCTGTTGTAATTGCATACGATAAGAACCCACTTACATTCAAAGATTCAACAAAACATAAGTTGAAGAACCTGGTTCGGACGGCGTCTTTGTCCATCCAGATTAATCAAGGCAAGGTAGATGTAGACAAAGATATTTTAACCAGTGAGTACGGCAGTTTTATCCCGGAGGTTTGGGAGCAGACATTGGCTACTCAAATTAAACGAGCGGGGAAAACGGATGAGAAAACCTGGTTTGGATTTGTTACGATTGATAATCTGCCTGAGCTGCGATCCCGTTTCAGACTTGAAGATTTAAAACGTCTGCAGCGTTCTATAGTCAATATTTTAAATCCGGGGCGTTGCGGGTCTACAGGATTTATTGGTTTTAATTCAGACTATATTTTTTCTGCAATTATTACCGGCAAGGATGAACAAACATGTGCAAAATGGATATCTGCCGTTGATTCAAAACTTGAAAAGCCCGTGGAACTACTGGGCGGTCAGAAGATCGATCTTTCATTAACCTATGGAATGATTGAGGTGGAACCGGACGGTGGGGATGTTTTTGAACAGATCAGAAAGGCAAAAAAAGCGTTGTCGGACACAATGCAGGAAAGAGAAACTCGTTCAGCGAGTAATTTTTAA
- a CDS encoding outer membrane protein transport protein yields the protein MQKIIKSLTIVGVLLLVTGLNTSIGQSTNSLNSLLYSNQANMFSDQGIAMDPVTIVMPGTAYAGGFGSFLDNPASAALYNQSFGQFGLAYTTVDESAQFVNSSQSLSDNQFNLSSAGFVYSFPTQQGSLVVGAGYNQHSVFNRALGFRGRNEQTSITDQFKSPGSTYADIAFNTFAIDYGDEFEDWDESIFRIGFPEWGDYLGIRQQGEIFESGYGGEYSFFAATEFQEDLMVGVSLGVLNGRYKYDRLFQEVDNFNDYNSDFIDTNDDGTGDSDIDNILLQDQIRSNYTGLKLRAGAIYRLNEILNIGASYTMGTRMEVEEIFDANIQTTFDNSVVFEDELNSEFVYNIEMPSRTSIGFSLNDLNGITISTAAEYVNYAGTRVDFNDGNLFEDEIVENEFIENNFRSVWNLRGGVQYQINDGLTLRGGYSYLPSKFENGTDDRSIFSFGTGIAISPGVQFEFAGQYKAWDEVSSVYDYAEYDYSALPDEPPAFNFQSENASRNVDRWQVLATVRFNLY from the coding sequence ATGCAAAAAATTATAAAATCACTGACGATAGTAGGGGTTTTACTGCTTGTAACCGGATTAAATACGTCGATCGGGCAATCAACAAATTCATTAAATTCTCTGCTGTACAGTAACCAGGCAAATATGTTTAGCGATCAGGGGATTGCAATGGATCCTGTCACAATTGTAATGCCGGGGACGGCATATGCAGGCGGCTTCGGATCTTTTTTAGATAACCCGGCTTCTGCAGCGCTGTACAATCAAAGTTTTGGCCAGTTTGGACTGGCTTATACCACTGTTGATGAATCAGCACAATTTGTAAACAGTTCGCAATCGTTAAGTGACAATCAGTTTAATTTGTCGAGCGCAGGTTTTGTCTACTCGTTTCCTACCCAGCAAGGAAGTCTTGTAGTTGGGGCCGGCTACAATCAACATTCGGTATTTAACAGGGCTCTTGGCTTCAGGGGGCGCAATGAACAGACTTCCATTACAGATCAATTTAAGTCTCCCGGTTCAACTTATGCCGACATCGCTTTTAACACTTTTGCTATCGACTACGGTGATGAGTTTGAAGATTGGGATGAGTCGATCTTTAGAATCGGATTTCCTGAATGGGGTGACTATTTAGGTATTCGACAGCAGGGAGAAATTTTTGAAAGTGGTTATGGCGGTGAGTACAGTTTCTTTGCAGCGACTGAATTTCAGGAAGATTTGATGGTTGGAGTAAGTCTGGGGGTTTTGAACGGACGTTACAAGTATGATCGCCTCTTCCAGGAAGTGGATAATTTTAATGACTACAATAGTGATTTTATCGATACGAATGATGATGGTACAGGAGATAGTGATATTGATAATATCCTCCTTCAAGATCAAATCAGAAGTAATTATACAGGATTAAAACTTCGAGCAGGTGCAATATATCGCTTGAACGAGATTCTCAACATAGGTGCAAGTTATACAATGGGAACCCGTATGGAAGTTGAGGAGATCTTTGATGCGAATATTCAAACCACGTTTGACAACAGTGTAGTCTTTGAGGATGAGCTAAACAGTGAGTTTGTCTACAATATAGAGATGCCCTCAAGAACCTCGATCGGTTTTTCACTGAATGATCTGAATGGAATTACAATCTCGACTGCTGCTGAGTATGTAAACTACGCCGGTACCCGAGTAGATTTCAATGACGGTAACCTTTTTGAAGATGAAATTGTAGAAAATGAGTTTATCGAGAATAACTTCAGATCGGTTTGGAATCTTAGAGGAGGGGTTCAATATCAGATTAATGATGGATTAACTTTACGTGGCGGTTACAGCTATTTGCCAAGTAAATTTGAAAACGGTACCGATGACCGCAGTATCTTTTCTTTTGGAACAGGAATTGCAATTTCACCCGGTGTTCAATTTGAGTTTGCAGGTCAATATAAAGCATGGGATGAGGTATCATCCGTTTACGATTATGCAGAATATGATTATTCAGCCCTTCCGGATGAACCGCCTGCATTTAATTTTCAGTCAGAAAATGCATCCAGAAATGTAGACCGCTGGCAAGTGCTTGCAACGGTGAGATTTAATTTATACTAA
- a CDS encoding sigma-70 family RNA polymerase sigma factor, whose amino-acid sequence MAKSSGISTRESESLDRYLHEIGKEKLITPDDEVRLAKEIQKGSQRALEELTKANLRFVVSVAKQYQNQGLSLGDLINEGNLGLIKAAKRFDETRGFKFISYAVWWIRQSILQALAEQSRIVRLPLNRVGALNKIGKELSKLEQEYERVPSAAELAESLEMTVSEVADTLKISGRHLSMDAPFAQGEDNRLLDVLENEEIPNPDNDLMGESLKVEIERALSKLTKREAEVIRLYFGIGREHSLTLEEIGERFDLTRERVRQIKEKALRKLRHHNRSAALRAYLG is encoded by the coding sequence GTGGCAAAAAGTTCAGGAATTTCTACCCGCGAATCTGAATCTTTAGATCGATACTTACACGAAATAGGAAAAGAGAAGCTCATTACCCCCGACGATGAAGTTCGTTTGGCCAAAGAGATTCAAAAAGGATCACAGAGAGCACTCGAAGAGCTTACCAAAGCCAACCTACGTTTTGTTGTTTCCGTTGCAAAACAGTATCAGAATCAAGGATTATCACTCGGAGATTTGATTAACGAAGGTAACCTCGGTTTGATTAAGGCTGCAAAGCGTTTTGATGAAACCCGTGGTTTTAAATTTATCTCCTATGCTGTATGGTGGATTCGACAATCTATTCTTCAGGCACTTGCCGAGCAGAGTCGTATCGTTCGATTGCCACTGAACCGTGTTGGTGCATTAAACAAAATTGGTAAAGAATTATCAAAGCTGGAACAGGAGTACGAACGAGTACCTTCTGCTGCAGAACTTGCTGAAAGCCTGGAAATGACTGTTTCTGAAGTGGCTGATACCCTGAAAATTTCAGGTCGCCATCTTTCAATGGACGCACCGTTTGCTCAGGGTGAAGACAACCGTCTGTTGGATGTACTTGAGAACGAAGAAATTCCAAATCCCGATAACGATCTGATGGGTGAATCCCTGAAGGTTGAAATTGAACGGGCACTTTCAAAACTGACGAAGCGTGAGGCAGAAGTTATTCGTCTCTATTTCGGTATTGGTCGTGAACACTCATTAACTCTCGAAGAGATAGGTGAGCGATTTGACCTGACGCGGGAACGTGTGCGCCAAATTAAAGAGAAAGCGCTGCGTAAACTGCGTCATCATAACCGAAGTGCTGCGTTAAGGGCATATCTCGGATAA
- a CDS encoding response regulator transcription factor — MIKVGIVEDNKKIRNLIQRYLDMQEGISCGVAVDSVEEMLDYLKKKEHPDILLMDIQLPGMTGIEGIGIIKQDYPEIDIIMLTVYHDSHKIFDSLKAGASGYLLKHTSLPEIKEAVEDLAKGGAPMSPQIARKVIQYFNKPVTKKKPESDLTPREQDIVNGLVDGLSYKMIADRFDISIDTVRAHIRNIYKKLHVNSKAEVIAKSLRGEI; from the coding sequence ATGATTAAAGTTGGAATAGTTGAAGACAACAAAAAGATCAGGAATTTGATCCAGCGCTATCTGGATATGCAGGAAGGAATCAGTTGTGGCGTCGCCGTAGATTCAGTAGAGGAAATGCTCGATTATTTAAAGAAAAAAGAACATCCTGATATTCTTCTAATGGATATTCAGCTGCCAGGCATGACCGGGATCGAAGGAATTGGAATTATTAAACAGGACTACCCTGAAATTGATATCATTATGTTGACGGTTTATCACGATTCTCATAAGATATTCGATTCGCTGAAAGCCGGAGCTTCAGGTTACTTATTGAAGCACACGTCACTTCCTGAAATTAAAGAGGCTGTAGAGGATTTGGCAAAGGGTGGGGCCCCTATGTCACCTCAAATTGCGCGGAAAGTTATTCAGTATTTCAATAAACCGGTTACCAAAAAGAAACCCGAAAGTGATTTAACACCCCGAGAGCAGGATATTGTAAACGGATTGGTGGATGGTCTCAGTTACAAAATGATTGCAGATCGTTTCGATATCTCAATTGATACGGTTCGTGCGCACATCCGAAATATTTATAAAAAACTGCATGTCAACTCCAAAGCAGAGGTTATTGCCAAGTCGCTGCGAGGTGAGATTTAG
- a CDS encoding CIA30 family protein has protein sequence MYIKPVVITDFTNLANQKWEIINDDVMGGQSESQFQINKDGNAVFLGHISLKNSGGFASVRNHEPLNLSGFNTIRLTVKGDGNQYSFRLKPNTENPAANFWYEDRFQTKNGEWIEIELALKDFEPTYRGRKPQNAATLDVENIEQFGFLISDKQKGEFRLEINKIEALPDSHS, from the coding sequence ATGTATATAAAGCCTGTAGTAATAACCGATTTTACCAATTTAGCGAACCAAAAATGGGAAATTATAAATGATGATGTGATGGGAGGCCAATCCGAAAGTCAGTTTCAGATTAATAAAGATGGAAATGCTGTTTTTCTAGGGCACATCTCGCTAAAAAACAGTGGCGGATTTGCATCAGTTCGAAATCATGAGCCGTTAAATTTAAGTGGATTTAACACTATAAGATTGACAGTTAAGGGGGATGGCAACCAATACAGCTTCAGATTAAAACCCAATACAGAAAATCCGGCTGCTAATTTTTGGTACGAAGATAGATTTCAAACCAAGAATGGCGAGTGGATTGAAATAGAACTTGCATTAAAAGACTTTGAACCTACTTACAGGGGAAGAAAACCTCAAAATGCCGCGACGTTGGATGTGGAAAATATTGAACAGTTTGGTTTCTTGATCAGTGACAAACAAAAAGGGGAATTCCGGCTTGAAATCAATAAAATTGAAGCCTTACCGGATTCCCACTCTTAA